The sequence below is a genomic window from Magnetococcales bacterium.
CCCTGGGACTTTTCCTTTCGCCGTTGACACGATCATGCCGCGCTGGGCAGGGGCATGAATAGTTACCCTTCAACCTGGCTTGCGCCGATAGGAACGCATCTGCCCGGTCACCACACCCAATATCGCCACACGACCCGCCGCAAAACGCATGGGTTGCATCGTGGCATTGGCCGGCGTCAACACCACCACCGCATCCTGCAGGGAAAAGCGCTTCACCGTGGCCTCCGACCCATCCAACAGCGCCACAACGATCTCCCCGTTCTCCGCCACCGAACGCCGTTCCACCAGGATCAAATCCCCGTCCAGAATGCCGTCGTCCTGCATCGAATCCCCGGATACCCGCAGTGCAAAGGTCTCCCCCCGACCCGCCAGATAGGGAGGAACCTCCAACCACTCCATCTGCTCCGTCGCCTCAATGGGGCGTCCCGCCGCAATCACCCCCGCCAGACGCACCCGGGGCAACCCCTCATCCACCACCACCCGCACCGAGCGGTTGCGTCCGGGAACCCGCTCGATCACCCCCTGCCGTTCCAACTCCTCCAACGCCCTGGCCACGGAGTTCACCGACGCCCAACCCATGGCCTCCGCCATCTCCCGATAGGAAGGCGGTTTGCCATGCACCTCCTGATGCTGCAAAACGTAACGCAACAGCCGCTCCTGTGCCGGGGTCATCTTTTCCATGGGGCCTCCTTCTGCAATTATGTATACATCAAATATGAACAGATGTGAACATGATTTTTTCAAGCCAAACCACTCCCCCCGGATACTCCTTGCCGGGCAAGCGGCAAATTCTGCCTTCCTCGCCTGTCCCCACGGCGGAAGATTACCATAACATACGGATATAGTTCACGAATATCGATTGGCGCACTCTTTGCGGAGTCACCCTTGCACCAGCTCGTCACGCACCACGATTCGGACGAGGCAACATAGGAGAAGAGTGATGCACAGATCGTATCTCTTGCTGATCAGCGTCCTGATGCTGGCCGGCTGCAGTGAAGTCGAGCTGTCCAAACTGGACATCCGCAACGGGGTGGCTTACATGAAGGGAACCAGCGACCGCTTTTCGGGAAAAGTGGTCGCCTTCTACGAAAAAAGCGGTCTGGACGGCAAGCGGCGCATCCACCAGCAAGGCGGTTTTCACAACGGATTGAAGGATGGAACCTGGTCAACCTATCTCTGGAACGGCGACAGCAGCCAAACCGAATACGAAGAGGGGGTACGGGTCTCAACGACCTGGTACGACCACCGCAATACCCGTCGCATGTTGCAGGTCTACAAACGGGGTCAGCCGGATGGCCCCCCCATGGTCTGGGACCAGAACGGCAAACCCAACCTGAACGACCAGATCGCGCGCTTGTACTGACGCGACCTCACAGCCACGGCACACCCGGCAGGCGGTAGACTCCTGAAAAAACCGGGGTGAAGACCTCACCCCGGCAATCCCCTTTCCAATTGAAGCCGTTCAGCCCAAATAGATGGTCAAGGACTGCTGCTCCAGATCCACGCTCTCCTGGTAAACCGCATGGGGCAAGGGCTCGAACAGCAGTTCACTGACCAACACCTCCCGGCGAATCTCCGCCACGAAGGGCAGCAACTCCTGCCGCAACGCCTCCGGCATCTCCAGTCCGATGCGAATGCGGTCGGCCACGGCGATATCGCCGTTTTTGCGGGCGTTCTGCAACAGACGGATCAGCTCGCGGGTACGCCCTTCGGCCAACAACTCGGCATTCAACCGGGTATCCAGGGCCAGCAACCAGCTCCCCTCCTCGATGGCCGATACCCCTTCCGGGCTCTTGACATCAACCAAAAAAGCCTCCGGCTCGAAGGAGATCTCCTCTCCATCGAGAACCAGAACGACCGCCTCCCCACGATGCACCCGTTCCGCCACCTGACGCGCGTCCAGACTGGCCATGACCTGCTTGAACTGAGGCAAGCGCTTGCCCAGCCGTTTGCCCAGCAAGGGCAGATTGGGCCGCAA
It includes:
- the lexA gene encoding transcriptional repressor LexA codes for the protein MEKMTPAQERLLRYVLQHQEVHGKPPSYREMAEAMGWASVNSVARALEELERQGVIERVPGRNRSVRVVVDEGLPRVRLAGVIAAGRPIEATEQMEWLEVPPYLAGRGETFALRVSGDSMQDDGILDGDLILVERRSVAENGEIVVALLDGSEATVKRFSLQDAVVVLTPANATMQPMRFAAGRVAILGVVTGQMRSYRRKPG